In one Musa acuminata AAA Group cultivar baxijiao chromosome BXJ2-5, Cavendish_Baxijiao_AAA, whole genome shotgun sequence genomic region, the following are encoded:
- the LOC135612202 gene encoding uncharacterized protein LOC135612202 encodes MADAFEDEAEQTVTIDEYIEELEAEELEADLVLGGDEGKECTYPRGYMKRQAIFSCLTCVPGGTAGVCTACSLSCHDGHEVVELWTKRKFCCDCGNSKFGGVLCKLCPDKETENSENSYNHNFRGSYCTCGRPYPDPDAKEQIEMIQCCICEDWFHENHLGLNSSDEIPRDEDGEPLYEDFICQQCAITCSFLKLYPAYIWATSKQNNAPSVSNAENVVDNGSLDSRYPDKNDDNVPVAEILGHSSSSGSKPESVSTKEESVCDEGTEINVSSEDTKPCPENQELSAKCIIGVDINVSSVLLEKMEPMFLSKKWRELLCKCGTCYEFYTRNGIEYLTDKEDTIEAYEKMAKSKREEKLKQQEGAELNFLNTLNHVQKIEILSGIADMKNEFRTFLESFDQSKPVTSEDIKGVFENLAKKKKQRLS; translated from the exons ATGGCGGACGCTTTCGAGGATGAGGCGGAGCAGACGGTGACGATCGACGAGTACATCGAAGAGCTCGAGGCGGAGGAGCTG GAAGCCGATCTGGTTCTGGGAGGCGATGAGGGCAAGGAGTGCACGTATCCGCGTGGGTACATGAAGAGGCAGGCCATATTCTCGTGCTTGACGTGCGTTCCCGGTGGGACCGCTGGTGTCTGCACGGCGTGCAGTCTCTCCTGCCATGACGGCCATGAG GTTGTGGAACTGTGGACTAAAAGGAAGTTTTGCTGTGATTGTGGCAACTCAAAGTTTGGAGGGGTTTTATGCAAGCTTTGTCCTGATAAAGAGACTGAAAACTCCGAGAATTCTTACAACCATAACTTCAGAGGTTCTTACTGCACATGTGGTCGCCCTTATCCTGATCCAGATGCAAAAGAGCAAATTGAAATGATACAGTGTTGTATATGTGAAGACTGGTTTCATGAGAATCACCTAGGTCTCAACTCTTCTGATGAG ATTCCAAGAGACGAGGATGGAGAACCTTTGTATGAGGATTTTATCTGTCAACAGTGTGCCATCACTTGTTCTTTCCTGAAACTTTATCCTGCTTATATTTGGGCCACGTCAAAGCAAAATAATGCTCCTTCAGTAAGCAATGCTGAGAATGTGGTGGATAATGGATCATTGGATTCTAGGTATCCCGATAAAAATGACGATAACGTGCCTGTTGCTGAGATTCTGGGACACTCTTCAAGCTCTGGCTCGAAGCCAGAATCTGTGTCTACCAAGGAGGAATCTGTTTGTGACGAAGGTACAGAAATAAATGTCAGTTCAGAGGATACCAAACCATGCCCTGAAAATCAAGAATTAAGTGCCAAATGCATTATTGGCGTGGACATTAACGTATCTTCTGTTCTTTTGGAAAAGATGGAACCCATGTTTCTTTCAAAGAAATGGAGAGAGCTTCTTTGCAAATGTGGAACTTGTTATGAGTTCTATACACGTAATGGTATAGAATATTTAACTGACAAGGAGGACACAATTGAGGCATATGAGAAGATGGCCAAGTCAAAGAGGGAGGAAAAGTTGAAGCAACAGGAAGGAGCTGAATTGAACTTTCTCAATACTTTGAATCATGTCCAAAAAATAGAAATCTTGAGTGGCATTGCTGACATGAAGAATGAATTTCGCACTTTTCTG GAATCTTTTGATCAGTCAAAGCCTGTTACATCAGAGGATATAAAGGGAGTTTTTGAAAATCTTGCCAAGAAAAAGAAACAGAGGTTATCGTAA